The genomic region aaacacaaaagaagttaagagAGTTGGCGAGAGAGGAGAGAGATAGAGGAAAAAGGGTGAAAATAGGATACAGGAAAATACGGATAAACGGGGGCTGGTTTAGATGGGATAAGAGACaggagaaactgaagaaaatttactagaagaaggagagaaaatgtacaaggagaaggtgaataaaaaggtagagggacaaagacacagaaaagtaagagagaagagagagaATAAGAGAATCGAAGTACAATAGGGAGGGGAGAGAGTGTGTGTGAGAGAGGAAAATGATAGCGGGTTGCAGAGGTGGggacgaggagagagagaacagAAATGGGAAGgaaggagaagagagagaGGAGGTGACGCGAGGACAGTGAGAAGATCGAACACATGcggcgaaatgagagagagaaagagaagggaATGGGGAGAAATAGGGAGCGAAGACGGCAgggagatggatgaaagaatAAGGAAGAGGAGAGAAAGAATAGAGAACGAGAGTGAGTGATGTTTATGttttgtaatcaggaatccgaaagcccgtagggcaaaataaagcattttgttgttaataaaaatgttgtttattaCTAAAGAGAATTCAATGACTTGAGACATgtttgttatttaattttttttaaacccaGCCACATTCCGCCTTTGGCATTGAGATTGATCTGATCCTTATCCAGAACCAACGGAATAGGAGTTCTCTCCACCGGAACCACttcgaaattttttaaaacatgaaACAGAATCAATTTCATTTCCAAAAGAGCGAATCTGGAACCGATACAGTTTCTGGGACCAGCCCCGAAGGGCATGTACATGGTCGGATTGATTTTGTCTTTGTTCTCGTCGTTGAAGCGTTCCGGATCAAATTTCTCCGGATCGGGATAGAATCTGGGGTCGCGATGGATGGCGAACATGGGCAACCAACACACGATACCCTTGTCTAGAAGAAGTGGTTTCTCTCCGGGTTGTGTCGGTTGAATTGTGAACTCTTTTGAGACTTCTCTGTCGGTAACAACAGCCGAAGGCCACTTCCTCAGAGCCTCAGACACCACCATGTCGAGGTATTTCATGCCCAAGAGCGATTCGTAAGTGGGTTTTGCAGAAATCGATTGTATCTCGTCGCGGAGACGGTTTTGCACGTCTTGGTCGACGGCGAGTTCGTAGAAGGTGAAAGCGAGGACAGTGGAAATGGTTTCGAAACCTGCCAGAAAGAAGATGAAGGCTTGGGCGGTGATGTCTTCGACCGTGATTTCTTGCTTGCGTCGATTTTTGGTCACTTCGGATTCAGAAACGCTGGAAAACCCTTCACTGACTTTGATTTCTTCGTCGAGGTGTTGGCGCCCTTTCTGCGCCTCCATTAACAAGTGAATCATGTCTGGACGGTCGATCTGTTTCTCTTTCCTGGTCCTGATGGTTTCTtcgattattttcgaaaagtAGTCGGACACCCTCGGAGGAATGACCTTCACCCTCAGCAACTGAAAGAGTCCACCAAGAAATCTTTTTGGAGTGGGGAAAATGACGTACCTGAGCCAGCCTCGAACTAATACCAAAGATAAAGAACTTGAGCATTCTCCACCCTCCGAAGTTGGTGGCGTCTTTTCCCATCCGATAGAACTCGTTTTCTTTGTCCTTGAGGGAGTTACACTTGACACCGAAAGCTGTGGTGGCGATGACGTCGTTAGCATATCTGGAGAACGTGTCCTTCATCTCCAACTCCACCACATCGTCAGTCTTGGTTTGGAAGTACTTGACGAACTGCTGAGCGCATTCCTCGATCAGCGTGTACTTGCTACTGGTGAAGGAAGGACTGAGAGTGGACCTCAAGTCGCGCCATCTCTCGTCACGACTGGCGAACAAATTTTTGCTCCAGAAAGGATCAGCCTCGGCTTTGACAGCTTGACGGCGATTTACGAGTTTGTCGAATTCTTTCACCGTGATTTGCTTGATCAAGTCGGGGTCTTTGATGACCAAGGTCGGCAGCAAAAACTGGTACACTCCGTGGTACCTTTGACACAGATCAACGAACGATCACGAAGTTACCTTGGTGGGTACTCACCTTTCTTCGGGGAATTCGTTGTAAATCTCGAGGACTGTCTCGGCGAAGGACTTGCTGCGTATTATGCTCATGGCTCCTAACAAGAATCTAGGCTTGATATGCTTAATCCCTTTGCTTTGCCAGTACCTCTGTTGTTTTCTGATGTGGCGGTAAGTGAAGACGATTGCAGCAACCAAGAGGGTAATCCATATTGTCCAAGTTATTCCAAGAAATGGTATCAAAAGACCGAATAACAAGAACATGACGTGAAGCGGTGCGACTGTTCGCGATTAATATTTGGGTTTCGGATGttgtaaacaataattatccAATTCTCTGGCTCAATTGGTGAGTCATCATTGGTCGAAGGTTGTAACGTTCGTCTGTTTTGATTATCATCGTACCGCTTTAtctatagtccattttttaattatagaccgatgtatcaattaaaaagcagaacaactgttatattgctatctcttttcaacagaATGCAAAACAAGctattgaattcttgtacgtCTTGTATTAAGCGCGTCCCACTATCCATCTCGCTTTAGTatgtgcgattagagcaagacgcgagttgtacgtttattacattagcgacgtcaaatttttaggttatgttttaaccacattatttgtgataattttgtttaattttgcttgaaatgtccACCGTATGATCCCAACGAAAAGTTACGCAGCAAGTGGACAGATTCATTTGCAGAATttgtaattgcaaaaataatattggaattgcgcGGAAACTTACAAGGGGTAAACTAGTTCATGGCGTTGCTGAAATAAAATCTAGGAAAAAGACAATCTAAACGTGGTTGTTTAGTGTTGTTTTCAACAACTTTTAAGAGGTAAGATATACCtacctattagttgataactaatcaaaagagttctgaagggagcgattttttgaaagacaaaatgaaaacggaggaatgcatttgcagaaaaaccaagaaagcacgaaagaacacaacaCAACACTTTgcctaaagtccattcaaaaatcaaaaaaccaccacctcttgctttaggttggtaaaatttagaaaaccctaggtagatattttttcgtactatgttggtaactataaattatgacatttatttgatccaaaataaaattcaattgctttgaatttcgttcatattgttttattagcagcacgtttcatttatttattgattgttattatttttacttaaacatacccagaaaaacaacacatttaataaacatttaacttcaaaattacaagtctcaccaaattttacactagacagcgttgcctaTAGTAatcatcgaggaaaatgcgacgttggtggttttttgatttttgaatggactttacatacattttcaaatattggtggCATCATGCGCTgcgtcaaatgtcaaaagcagACGCAcgtcatgtcgacttcttacTTCTAGtaaagtaaattcaaaaaactcctgggTCCGGTTGCATAAAACGATgtcaagtcgttgttaaagttgacataatgtcaagcgatctgattggaggatatttaacattttatttgaatcagccaatcaaatgggcggatttccgacttgacgtgttgttagctgacacgatgttaactaaactttatacaaccgggccctATTCTGTCaagtagttatttatgcaacgagtttctgtgtaaattgggcttttttaattgcccgagggacaagattaaaacacgagcgtagcgagggttttaaggccccgagggcaattagaaaagtccaatttacccagaaacgagttgcatataaaattttattgtttgatacgacgtccctgaagattccaaatcttttaaaaatggtttctcatttgcttttgacagttttgacaaatttttcaagatctttcagaaatgtaacgttgaatgtgttgtctgctcattttgctttagggcagttaagaggcagtttacaaaggagaaaaataaggatttatgacagttgaaaacaataaattaaattttaaataaaatgcttgttttgactgtaccAGGGTATAAACATTTTTCGCTAGAATGTACCCacgtcaaaatctagttacaaaatatatttaggttatgtttctttttaaatcattgaactaaaaatgttttgaacactTGAAGCATCTAAAAAACTGGAGCAATTTgataaagtttataaaaaaaaaacacaaagacaAAGAGAAggtcaatttgaaaataactagtgatttaaccaacctaacaactgcaattttgattttgacagtccagatgttttttgaatgCACTTTAGctacttattttatttaaaaaaaaaacgtatttccTTATTGAagtagctatttatgcaccaagggcgttacaacgatgattacgcccggagaacgatgaatccagctcgagggctttagcccgagagatggatatcgttcgatgggcgtaatcattcggtgacgccgtggtgcatacaagattttatttttcactatacgtgttctttaaaaaaaaaaaaattggcatctgcaattatgaattgatgagggcgttatgaattcattacgcccgcctattcttattacgcccgcttattcttattacgcccccttattcttattacgccccattattcttattacgcccccttattcttattacgccccattattcttattacgccctgttattattccccggttgttatggacatgtttacgtatttcgtatcccaggagttatcatgcaattatactaaagtgaaaaataaaaaatatttctaaatttgtaCAATAACATGAGATAAAGAACAGTTAGTCGAAGTTGATTACCAAatctcacaaaaaaaaagtaattcaatttttctatCTATTCTGATGAGCTTCAGGGATATTTTCTTATGACGATGTCTACCAATTTgcaaagaaaactgttgatttatttttctttatgacTCACTTACACCGTAGTAATTCCGTTaggttttacaaaacgtaaacCCTGATTCAGGAAGGTGTCAGAACTGGGGTGGCAACGATGTAAAAAGTTTTACTGGTTTCGTGTTTCCGCATAACCAGAGATTACAGGAAAAGGAAATTATCCTGGATGTTGCGTCACGCTCCTACAAAATATGATGGACAAGTTATAGCTCAGAAATTGTTTcagtaatttgttttaaaggAGATGTGTCAGACAGTTATTAGATGATGCAATAGATCTTGTTTGTAAGATCTAAAAACTTTGgtgaaaatttctttgttgATAAAAAACGTTTTATTGGAGAGAGACaactgatttttatttttctaaaataaaaaagtaccTCTTGAATGCTTATAATATgcgcgttcaaataaaatcctgggctgggaaggcgctggaaaccgtcaattattgtgcttttttaaagcgtagattaattggagcacgttgacagctaacctaaaatttagagcgaaaggaatttttctttctttgcaatgttttacattaaaaatagaataacttaacgattcctattctcgaagcaaatatctaaggacaacctttgctgaaaacaagcATTTTCAATCATGTACCGAtcaaacataaacaaatgtcattcgttaccaacggcgggaaattcaaactttacactgttctaaacggtttaatttttccaacgaatataaaataaacaaaattaaacaaacgtttattattaagtaaaattaaataaataattacagaggattgttatttaattttttttaaacccaACCACATTCCACCTTTAGCAGTGAGAGTGATGCGATCCTTATCCAGAACCAAAGGAACGGGCGTCCTCTCCACCGTTATTTCTGCTCCAGAAAGCATCACTCTCGGCGTTGATCAATTGACGACGGTTGACGAACTGATCGAACTCTTTCACCGTGATCTGCTTGACCAAGTCGGGGTCTTTGATGACCAAGGTCGGTAGCAAAAACTGGTACATTCCGTGGTACCTTTAACACAGATCAACGACCAAGAAGCACCTTGATGGACACTCACCTTTCTTCAGGGAATTCATTGTAGATGTCCAGGACTGTCTCGGCGAAGGACTTGCTGCGTAGGATGCTCAAAGAACCCAAGAGGAATTTAGGCTTGATGTATTTAATCCCTTTGCTTTGCCAATAGTTCTGTCGTGTTGTGACGTGCCGGTAAAGGTACACAAGAATGCAAATTGCGATCCatattgtcaaatttgttcCAACAAATGGTACCAAAAGATCGaataacaaaaacatgacGTGAAACGGTGCGATTGTGCGCGAATACTGGTTGGGTATGGTGGATAATTATCCAATGTGATGTAACGGGTGACTCATGGTTGGTCGAACATCATaataacatttgtttattgtaaaataaacaatgagATAAAAATAACGTGAGATAACTACTGATCTAATCTGCGCGTTGTCGGAATTCGCTTTTAGAAAGATATCGATTAGTGCTCAAGTACAAACGAATTCAATGGTACTCAGCTACGTAGCAAATATTGGCACAATTAGAATTATAACACCTGTCGCTTGGATAAAGTTCTTCTCTCGCATTTATAAAAGAAAGTAAACTGGAAGGAACGTTTATTACTTAACAACAttgttattcaattttttttaaacccaGCCACATCCCGCCTTCAGCAGTTAGATTGATCTGAACCTTGTCCAAAACCAGAGGGTCGGGCGTCTTGCCCACCGTAACCACTtggaattttttcaacaaGTGAAACATAATCAATTTGGCTTCCAAAAGAGCAAATCTGGAACCGATACAGTTTCTGGGACCTGCCCCGAAGGGCATATACATCGTCGGATTGATTTTGTGTTTGTTCTCGTCGCTGAAACGTTCCGGATCAAATTTCTCTGGCTCTGGGTAGAATCTGGGGTCGCGATGGATGGCGAACATGGGCAACCAACACACGATCCCCTTCTCCAGAAGAAGCGGTTTCTCTCCGGGTTCTGTCGGTTGAATTGTGAACTCTTTTGATACCTCTCTGTCGGTGAGAACAGCTGCGGGCCATTTCCGCAAAGCCTCAGACACCACCATGTCGAGGTATTTCATGCCCAAGAGCGTTTCGTAGGTGAGTTCTTCAGTAACCGATTGTATCTCTTCGCGCAGGCGATTTTGCACGTCCTGGTTGACCGCCAGTTCGTAAAAGGCGAAAGTAAGGAGAGTCGAAATGGTTTCGAAGCCTGCCAAAAAGAAGACGAAGGCTTGGGAGGTGATGTCTTCCAACGTGATTTCTTGCTTGCGTCGATTCTTGGTCACTTCGGATTCAGAAACGCTGGAGAAACCTTCACTGACTTTGACTTCTTCGTCGTGGTGTTGGCGCCCTTTCTGCGCCTCCAACAACAAATGAATCATGTCTGGACGGACGATGTGTTTTTCTTTCCTGGCCTGGACAGTCTCAtcgattattttcgaaaagtAATCGGACACTGCCGAGGGAATGACCTTGACTCGCAACAACTGAAACCAAAGAGTCGATCAAAATCTTTTTGGAAGGATGACACAAACATACTCGAGCGAGCGTTGGACTGATCCCGTAAGCAAAGAACTTGAGGATTCTCCACCCTCCAAAGTCGGACGCGTCTTTGCCCATCAAGTAGAACTTGTTGGTCTTGTCCTTGAGGGAGTCACACGTGACACCAAAAGCTGTGGtggcgatgacgtcattggtaTACCTAGAGAAAGTGTCCTTCATCTCCAGCTCCACCAAATCCTTGCTCTGCTTTTGGAAGTACTCGACGAACTGTTGGGCGCACTCCTCGATCAGCTTGTACATGATTCGCATCTTGTTACTGGTGAAGGAAGGACTAAGAGTGGACCTCAAGTCGCGCCATCTCTCGTCGCGACTGGCGAACAAATTTTTGTTCCAGAATGGATCAGCCCCGGCGTCGGCTATTTGACGATGGTTGACGAAATGGTCGAATTCCTTCACCGTGATCTGCTTGATCAAGTCGGGGTCTTTGATCACCAAAGTCGGACACAGAAACTGGTACATTCCGTGGTACCTTCAATGCGGATCAATGAGCGAGAAGACATGTCAATGGACACTCACCTTTCTCCGGGGAATTCATTGTAGACCTCCAGGATTTTCTCGGCGAAGGACTTGTTACGCACCACGCTCAAGGAGCCGGTCAGGAATGCAGGCTTGATGCATTTTATTCCTTTGTTTTGCCAATAGCTCTGCCTTTTTCTCACGCTACGGTAAAGATAGACGGTCGCGACAGCGACGAGGGCGAGCCatattgtcaaatttgttccaaaaaATGGAGTCAAGAGACCGAACAACCAAAACATGATGTAAAACGCTGCGACTGTTCGCGACTAATGTATTTATATATCAGATGTTGTAGATAATTATCCACGCTTGTGGTGAGTCATGATTGGTCGATTGTTATAACATTCCTCCGTTGTAGCACTTTGTTTACTTCCAAATGTGAATAATTGGAGATAACCGGTATGATCTAGGTATTATCGTAATTCACTTTTAGACAGATAACGATTAGCGGTTTGCTACAAACGAATTCAATAGGACCCAGCTATGTAGCAACTGTGGccacaattaaaattataatacctGTCGCTTGGACAAACTTCCTCTCTGTCTcttttgtaaattaataaaagaaagtAAAAGAGGGAGGAACATTTATTAATGGACAAAgttgttatttaattttttttaaccccAACCACATCCCGCCTTCAGCATCTAGATTGATCTGAACCTTGTCCAGAACCAGAGGTACTGGGGTCTTGCCCACCGTAACCACTtggaattttttcaacaaGTGAAACATAAGCAATTTCGCTTCCAAAAGAGCGAATCTGGAACCGATACAGTTTCTGGGACCCGCCCCGAAGGGCATATACATGGTCGGATTGATTTTGTGTTTGTTCTCGTTGTTGAAGCGTTCCGGATCAAACTTCTCGGGCTCTGGATAGAATCTGGGGTCGCGATGGATGGCGAATATGGGCAACAAACAAACGATACCCTTCTCCAAAAAGAGCGGTTTCTCTCCGGGTTTCGTCGGTTGAATTGTGAACTCCTTTGATACTTCTCTGTCGGTGAGAACACTCGCTGGCCATTTCCTGAGCGTCTCAGACACCACCATGTCGAGGTATTTCATGCTCAAGAGCGCTTCGTAGGTGAGTTCTTCCGAAACCGATTGTATCTCTTCGCGGAGGCGATTTTGCACGTCCTGGTTGATCGCCAGTTCGTAGAAGGCGAAAGTGAGGAGAGTCGAAACGGTTTTGAAGCCTGCCAAGAAGAAGACGAAGGCTTGGGCGGTGATGTCTTCCAAAGTGATTTCTTGCTTGCGACGATTCTTGGTCACTTCGGATTCAGAAACGCTGGAGAAGCCTTCACTGACTTTGATTTCTTCGTCGAGGTGTTGGCGCCCTTTCTGCGCCTCCAACAACAAGTGGATCATGTCTGGACGGACGATGTGTTTTTCTTTCCTGGCCTGGACAGTTTCTTCGATGATTTTCGAAAAGTAGTTGGACACTGCCGGAGAAATGACCTTGACTCGGAACAACTGAAACCGAAGAGTCGATCAAAATCTTCTTGGAAGGATAACACACACATACTCGAGCCAGCGTTGGACTAAGCCCGTAAGCAAAGAACTTGAGGATTTTCCACCCTCCCAAGTCGGAGGCGTCCTTTCCCATCATGTAGAACTTGTTGGTCTTGTCCTTGAGGGAGTCACACTTGACACCAAAAGCCGTGGTGGCGATGACGTCGTTAGTGTATCTAGTAAAAGCGTCCTTCATCTGCAACTCCACCACATCTTCGCTCTGGTTTTGGAAGTACTCGACGAACTGCAGAGCGCATTCCTCTATCAGCTTGTACATGATTCGCATCTTGTTACTGGTGAAGGAAGGACTAAGAGTGGACCTCATGTCGCGCCATCTCTCGTCGCGACTCGCGAACAAATTTTTGTTCCAGAATGGATCAGCCGCGGCGTCGGCAATTTGACGATGGTTGACGAAATGGTCGAATTCCTTCACCGTGACTTGCTTCATCAAGTCGGGGTCTTTGATGAGCAAAGTTGGCAGCACAAACTGGTACATTCCATGGTACCTTCAATGCAGATCGATGAGTCTGAAGACATTTCACTGGACACTCACCTTTCTCCAGGGAATTCATTGTAGACATCTACGATTTTTTCTGCGAAGGACTTGTCACGTACCACGCTCATAGAGCCGAACAAAAATGTAGGCTTTTTGCATTTAACTCCTCTATCTTGCCAATAGCTCTGCTTTTTTCTTACGCTGCGGTAAAGGTAGACGGTCGCGACAGCGACGAGGGCCAGCCatattgtcaaatttgttccaaaaaGAGGAACCAAGAAATCGGGCAACAAAAACATGATGTACGTGGAAAATGGTGCATGTGCTCGTGATTAATGTTTTTATATCTCAGATATTGTAGATAATTATCCAGTCATGATTGGTCGATCGTTGTAACATTCCTCCACTTTGTTTActtccaaataaaaataattccaaaTAACCGGTGTAATCTAGGTGTTATCGTAATTCCCTTTTAGAGAGATAACGATTAGTCTGATACAAAGGATTTCAATAGCACCCAGCTACGTAACAACTGTTGTACAACAAcagttattaaataattatgaaattgaggtgaaggttgttttatttatatcgGAATTCATTACCATTTCACGTCA from Tenebrio molitor chromosome 8, icTenMoli1.1, whole genome shotgun sequence harbors:
- the LOC138136386 gene encoding cytochrome P450 9e2-like; this encodes MFLLFGLLIPFLGITWTIWITLLVAAIVFTYRHIRKQQRYWQSKGIKHIKPRFLLGAMSIIRSKSFAETVLEIYNEFPEERYHGVYQFLLPTLVIKDPDLIKQITVKEFDKLVNRRQAVKAEADPFWSKNLFASRDERWRDLRSTLSPSFTSSKYTLIEECAQQFVKYFQTKTDDVVELEMKDTFSRYANDVIATTAFGVKCNSLKDKENEFYRMGKDATNFGGWRMLKFFIFGISSRLAQLLRVKVIPPRVSDYFSKIIEETIRTRKEKQIDRPDMIHLLMEAQKGRQHLDEEIKVSEGFSSVSESEVTKNRRKQEITVEDITAQAFIFFLAGFETISTVLAFTFYELAVDQDVQNRLRDEIQSISAKPTYESLLGMKYLDMVVSEALRKWPSAVVTDREVSKEFTIQPTQPGEKPLLLDKGIVCWLPMFAIHRDPRFYPDPEKFDPERFNDENKDKINPTMYMPFGAGPRNCIGSRFALLEMKLILFHVLKNFEVVPVERTPIPLVLDKDQINLNAKGGMWLGLKKIK
- the LOC138136384 gene encoding cytochrome P450 9e2-like, yielding MFWLFGLLTPFFGTNLTIWLALVAVATVYLYRSVRKRQSYWQNKGIKCIKPAFLTGSLSVVRNKSFAEKILEVYNEFPGERYHGMYQFLCPTLVIKDPDLIKQITVKEFDHFVNHRQIADAGADPFWNKNLFASRDERWRDLRSTLSPSFTSNKMRIMYKLIEECAQQFVEYFQKQSKDLVELEMKDTFSRYTNDVIATTAFGVTCDSLKDKTNKFYLMGKDASDFGGWRILKFFAYGISPTLARLLRVKVIPSAVSDYFSKIIDETVQARKEKHIVRPDMIHLLLEAQKGRQHHDEEVKVSEGFSSVSESEVTKNRRKQEITLEDITSQAFVFFLAGFETISTLLTFAFYELAVNQDVQNRLREEIQSVTEELTYETLLGMKYLDMVVSEALRKWPAAVLTDREVSKEFTIQPTEPGEKPLLLEKGIVCWLPMFAIHRDPRFYPEPEKFDPERFSDENKHKINPTMYMPFGAGPRNCIGSRFALLEAKLIMFHLLKKFQVVTVGKTPDPLVLDKVQINLTAEGGMWLGLKKIE
- the LOC138136385 gene encoding cytochrome P450 9e2-like; protein product: MFLLPDFLVPLFGTNLTIWLALVAVATVYLYRSVRKKQSYWQDRGVKCKKPTFLFGSMSVVRDKSFAEKIVDVYNEFPGERYHGMYQFVLPTLLIKDPDLMKQVTVKEFDHFVNHRQIADAAADPFWNKNLFASRDERWRDMRSTLSPSFTSNKMRIMYKLIEECALQFVEYFQNQSEDVVELQMKDAFTRYTNDVIATTAFGVKCDSLKDKTNKFYMMGKDASDLGGWKILKFFAYGLSPTLARLFRVKVISPAVSNYFSKIIEETVQARKEKHIVRPDMIHLLLEAQKGRQHLDEEIKVSEGFSSVSESEVTKNRRKQEITLEDITAQAFVFFLAGFKTVSTLLTFAFYELAINQDVQNRLREEIQSVSEELTYEALLSMKYLDMVVSETLRKWPASVLTDREVSKEFTIQPTKPGEKPLFLEKGIVCLLPIFAIHRDPRFYPEPEKFDPERFNNENKHKINPTMYMPFGAGPRNCIGSRFALLEAKLLMFHLLKKFQVVTVGKTPVPLVLDKVQINLDAEGGMWLGLKKIK